The following are encoded together in the Actinobacillus lignieresii genome:
- the moeA gene encoding molybdopterin molybdotransferase MoeA has protein sequence MALLPLSEALANMLARLPSPTKIENLPLNQCANRIVAEDIFSPINVPSFDNSAMDGYAFRLADLAQFERLTVAGKSFAGNPFTGEVKAGECIRIMTGAMVPADCDVVVMQEEAEVETLTSGQISVKFCKAPKLGQNIRRIGEDVKQGALVLAKGSLLNVTTLPLLASLGIASVSVFSRLKVAILSTGDELTSVGEPLEQGKIYDTNRFAVRLMLEKLNCEILDFGILPDDPAVFEQTFTQAQQQADVLITSGGVSVGEADFTKDVLEKLGEIGFWKIAMKPGKPFAFGKLQHAWFFGLPGNPVSALVTFYQLVQPALAKLAGVNQERIANLTQNLTAIADTNLKKAVGRQDFQRGFYYVNEQGEVAVRPVGSQGSHIFSAFYESNCFIVLDAERGDVNAGEKVTIQPFNSLLR, from the coding sequence ATGGCATTACTTCCTTTATCCGAAGCGTTAGCCAATATGTTGGCACGCTTACCTTCCCCGACTAAAATCGAAAACTTACCGCTTAATCAATGTGCCAATCGTATTGTAGCGGAAGATATTTTTTCCCCGATTAATGTACCCAGTTTCGATAATTCGGCAATGGACGGCTATGCGTTTCGTTTAGCGGATCTTGCTCAATTTGAACGTTTAACCGTTGCTGGCAAATCTTTTGCCGGCAATCCATTTACCGGCGAAGTGAAAGCCGGCGAATGTATTCGCATTATGACTGGTGCAATGGTACCGGCAGATTGTGATGTAGTGGTGATGCAAGAAGAAGCGGAAGTAGAGACTCTTACAAGCGGTCAAATTTCAGTGAAATTTTGCAAAGCGCCAAAACTCGGGCAAAACATTCGCCGCATCGGTGAAGATGTAAAACAAGGCGCATTAGTATTGGCGAAAGGCAGTTTATTAAACGTAACCACTCTGCCATTATTAGCTTCGTTAGGTATTGCGAGCGTGTCGGTGTTCAGCCGTTTAAAAGTGGCGATTCTTTCCACCGGCGATGAACTGACTTCGGTTGGTGAGCCGCTTGAGCAAGGCAAAATTTATGATACCAACCGTTTTGCGGTGCGTTTAATGTTAGAAAAACTGAATTGTGAGATTTTAGATTTTGGTATTTTACCGGACGATCCCGCAGTGTTTGAACAAACATTCACTCAAGCGCAACAGCAAGCGGACGTATTAATTACCAGCGGCGGTGTGTCGGTAGGCGAAGCGGATTTCACTAAAGACGTGTTAGAAAAACTGGGCGAAATCGGCTTTTGGAAAATTGCGATGAAACCGGGCAAACCGTTCGCTTTTGGGAAATTGCAACACGCGTGGTTCTTCGGTTTACCGGGAAATCCGGTTTCCGCGTTAGTGACCTTTTACCAACTGGTGCAACCGGCGTTAGCCAAATTAGCCGGTGTTAATCAAGAGCGTATTGCAAATCTTACTCAAAATTTAACCGCTATTGCCGATACGAATTTGAAAAAAGCGGTAGGTCGCCAAGATTTCCAACGTGGCTTCTATTATGTGAATGAGCAAGGCGAAGTCGCGGTACGTCCGGTCGGTTCGCAAGGCTCGCATATTTTCAGTGCTTTTTATGAAAGCAATTGCTTTATTGTGTTGGATGCGGAACGAGGCGATGTGAATGCCGGTGAAAAAGTGACGATTCAGCCGTTTAACAGTTTATTGAGATAG